In Streptomyces ambofaciens ATCC 23877, a single genomic region encodes these proteins:
- a CDS encoding metallophosphoesterase family protein yields MIRVAAVGDIHMGPDSQGLLRPAFETLPDCADLLLLAGDLTRHGTPEEARVVAREVRDLPVPVVAVLGNHDHHDEQPEKVTALLQEAGVTVLEGEATVVECAGTRVGVAGTKGFGGGFVGRSAGEFGEPVMKEFVRTTRRSADSLHAALKELDAEGCAARVALTHFSPVADTLAGEPPEIHPFLGSYLLAEAIDTAGADLAVHGHAHLGTEHGMTAGGVRVRNVAQPVIRRAFNVYRLGAA; encoded by the coding sequence ATGATCCGCGTCGCCGCCGTCGGAGACATCCACATGGGCCCGGACAGCCAGGGGCTGCTGCGCCCGGCCTTCGAGACCCTGCCCGACTGTGCCGACCTGTTGCTACTCGCCGGTGACCTGACCCGGCACGGGACCCCGGAGGAGGCGCGGGTGGTCGCCCGGGAGGTACGTGACCTGCCGGTGCCGGTGGTGGCCGTCCTCGGCAACCACGACCACCACGACGAGCAGCCCGAGAAGGTCACCGCCCTGCTCCAGGAGGCAGGGGTGACCGTCCTGGAGGGCGAGGCGACCGTCGTCGAGTGTGCCGGGACGCGGGTGGGCGTCGCCGGGACCAAGGGTTTCGGCGGCGGTTTCGTCGGGCGCAGCGCCGGTGAGTTCGGCGAACCGGTCATGAAGGAGTTCGTCCGCACCACCCGCCGCTCGGCGGACAGCCTGCACGCCGCGCTGAAGGAACTGGACGCCGAGGGCTGCGCCGCCCGGGTGGCGCTCACCCACTTCTCCCCCGTCGCCGACACGCTCGCCGGGGAACCCCCGGAGATCCACCCGTTCCTCGGCAGTTACCTGCTGGCCGAGGCGATCGACACGGCCGGCGCGGACCTGGCCGTGCACGGCCACGCCCACCTGGGCACGGAGCACGGGATGACGGCGGGCGGGGTCCGGGTGCGCAACGTGGCGCAGCCCGTCATCCGCCGGGCCTTCAACGTCTACCGGCTCGGGGCCGCCTGA
- a CDS encoding GNAT family N-acetyltransferase, producing MTPTAAVRPYRPADAPALDDICIRTAHNGRDSRPVYADPAVLPVIFAAPYVHLDPDLAFVLDDGRGRAVGYILGTADTPRFAEEFRAKWLPRVAHRYPAPDGPPGTPDEVMAGLLHDPERMIVPELAAYPAHLHIDLLPEWQGRGHGRALMRTFWRALRARGVPAVHLVMATANTPARAFYDRLGFHEIAAAGLDPADVTCLGRTTREETGT from the coding sequence GTGACCCCGACCGCCGCCGTACGCCCGTACCGCCCCGCCGACGCGCCGGCCCTCGACGACATCTGCATCCGCACCGCGCACAACGGCCGGGACAGCCGGCCGGTGTACGCCGACCCGGCGGTGCTGCCCGTCATCTTCGCCGCACCCTACGTCCACCTCGACCCGGACCTGGCGTTCGTCCTGGACGACGGACGGGGCCGCGCGGTCGGCTACATCCTCGGCACGGCCGACACCCCCCGTTTCGCCGAGGAGTTCCGCGCCAAGTGGCTGCCGCGGGTGGCACACCGCTACCCGGCGCCGGACGGCCCGCCCGGCACCCCGGACGAGGTCATGGCCGGACTGCTGCACGATCCGGAGCGGATGATCGTCCCCGAACTGGCCGCGTACCCGGCCCACCTGCACATCGACCTGCTCCCCGAGTGGCAGGGCCGCGGGCACGGACGTGCGCTGATGCGGACGTTCTGGCGGGCGCTGCGCGCCCGCGGGGTGCCCGCCGTCCACCTGGTCATGGCGACCGCCAACACACCCGCCAGGGCCTTCTACGACCGACTGGGCTTCCACGAGATCGCGGCGGCGGGCCTGGACCCCGCCGACGTCACCTGTCTCGGGCGTACGACGCGGGAGGAAACCGGGACCTGA
- a CDS encoding MFS transporter gives MRWWSVANFVSNAGTWMQLTVQNLLVLQITGSAAATGLSMSVQAAPALLISVFGGAAVDRWPRKLTAAVSQALLGAVAFATALMVALDRLDVTTLMVLAAVTGVIATVDGPACSLLGNDLVPAQDVPSAIGVGALVHQAGRLTGAALAGVAVGFLGTAAAYAANGLSFLFVASVIPFLRPARGAAERTGKEERHDRADSLSVREGLAFFARRPRLLALAGVTGVSAVFGRNYQLTLAVLVTGPLAGGAGSFGTVSTVLAAGGIVGAVLGARLRRPSVRVVGALAAAGGLLQVVAGLSPSLAVLLVMVLPMAVVESVSDTAGTSVLQTDPPAHLRGRVLGVWGSIGTVWGLGGPPALGLLMELAGARGALVAGGLIIAASITAGHLLHGRRSKVPVPLRTGDTDVPARAALGTAA, from the coding sequence ATGCGCTGGTGGTCGGTCGCGAACTTCGTCTCGAACGCCGGCACGTGGATGCAGCTCACGGTGCAGAACCTGCTGGTCCTGCAGATCACCGGGTCCGCCGCGGCGACGGGTCTGTCGATGTCCGTCCAGGCCGCGCCCGCGCTGCTGATCAGCGTGTTCGGCGGTGCCGCCGTCGACCGCTGGCCGCGGAAACTGACCGCCGCCGTCAGCCAGGCGCTGCTCGGCGCGGTCGCGTTCGCGACCGCCCTCATGGTGGCGCTGGACCGGCTCGACGTGACCACTCTGATGGTGCTGGCCGCCGTCACCGGTGTCATCGCCACCGTCGACGGCCCGGCGTGTTCGCTGCTGGGCAACGACCTGGTCCCGGCGCAGGACGTGCCGTCCGCGATCGGGGTGGGCGCGCTGGTCCACCAGGCGGGCCGGCTCACGGGCGCCGCGCTGGCCGGGGTGGCGGTCGGCTTCCTCGGGACGGCCGCCGCCTACGCCGCCAACGGACTCTCGTTCCTCTTCGTCGCCTCGGTCATCCCCTTCCTGCGTCCGGCGCGCGGGGCGGCCGAGCGCACCGGCAAGGAGGAGCGCCACGACCGCGCGGACAGTCTCTCGGTGCGGGAAGGGCTGGCCTTCTTCGCACGCCGCCCGCGGCTGCTGGCGCTGGCCGGCGTCACCGGGGTCAGCGCGGTCTTCGGGCGCAACTACCAGCTCACGCTGGCCGTGCTGGTGACCGGGCCGCTCGCGGGCGGCGCCGGGTCGTTCGGCACCGTGTCGACGGTGCTGGCGGCCGGAGGGATCGTCGGCGCGGTCCTCGGCGCCCGGCTGCGCCGTCCCTCCGTGCGGGTCGTCGGCGCGCTGGCGGCGGCGGGCGGGCTGCTGCAGGTGGTGGCCGGGCTGTCACCGTCGCTGGCCGTCCTGCTGGTGATGGTGCTGCCGATGGCCGTCGTGGAGTCCGTCTCCGACACCGCGGGCACGTCGGTGCTGCAGACCGACCCGCCCGCGCACCTGCGGGGCCGGGTGCTCGGCGTGTGGGGCAGCATCGGCACGGTGTGGGGCCTCGGTGGGCCGCCGGCACTGGGCCTGCTGATGGAGTTGGCCGGTGCCCGAGGCGCCCTCGTCGCGGGCGGGTTGATCATCGCCGCGTCCATCACCGCGGGCCACCTCCTGCACGGCCGCCGCTCCAAGGTGCCGGTGCCGTTGCGGACCGGGGACACGGACGTACCGGCACGGGCGGCGCTGGGGACGGCAGCCTGA
- a CDS encoding DoxX family protein encodes MSLLRMVGRPMLASMFVAGGLQSLRSPQQVAPAAEPIVRPVTDRVSALPDSTEQLVRLNGAVQVVGGVLLGFGRCPRLAALAVAATLVPTTLAGHRFWEAEDPSERAQQRIHFLKNVSMLGGLLIAADDTGSSPSLLWRGRHAAHGLRHDAHLVHRSVRATARPAATAGGVRAKLGV; translated from the coding sequence ATGAGTCTTTTGCGTATGGTCGGCCGCCCGATGCTCGCCTCGATGTTCGTGGCCGGCGGCCTGCAGTCCCTGCGCAGCCCCCAGCAGGTGGCCCCCGCTGCCGAGCCGATCGTCCGGCCGGTGACCGACCGCGTGTCGGCGTTGCCGGACAGCACCGAGCAACTCGTACGGCTCAACGGTGCCGTGCAGGTGGTGGGCGGGGTCCTGCTCGGCTTCGGTCGCTGCCCGCGCCTGGCGGCACTGGCCGTCGCGGCGACGCTGGTGCCCACCACGCTGGCGGGGCACCGCTTCTGGGAGGCGGAGGACCCGTCCGAGCGCGCCCAGCAGCGCATCCACTTCCTGAAGAACGTGTCCATGCTGGGCGGCCTGCTGATCGCCGCCGACGACACGGGCAGTTCCCCCTCGCTGTTGTGGCGCGGCCGTCACGCCGCCCATGGCCTGCGGCACGACGCCCACCTGGTGCACCGCTCGGTCCGGGCCACGGCCCGCCCCGCGGCGACGGCGGGCGGGGTACGGGCCAAGCTGGGCGTCTAG
- a CDS encoding NAD-dependent epimerase/dehydratase family protein — protein sequence MMPMATFGPRSQARPPWDRALVTGGAGFLGSHLCTRLIDAGVEVDCLDDLSTGRAEKVAHLAGRPGFRFLEWDISGPGCADALTGPYDLVLHLAGPASPAAWPDRPVEILDTSSLGTRAALAVAERDGARFLLASSPPALPGRPPRDARQGSEADPVGPHSACAEAVRFAEALVAAHAAAHGSNAGIVRLFAGYGPGMRTDDGGTPAAFLEQALAGRPVTVGGDGSRTHPLCYVDDMVDGVLLVAVGRSVRPVDIGGDEAPTAVEIARRVIDLTGSDAPLVFVDGAGDRPAGPRPVTGFAREIFGWLPGVTWRDGLERTVAALRDRPDEVPTGAVTTERVGERRA from the coding sequence ATGATGCCGATGGCGACGTTCGGTCCGCGGTCGCAGGCCCGGCCGCCCTGGGACCGTGCCCTGGTGACCGGCGGTGCGGGATTCCTCGGCTCCCACCTGTGCACCCGCCTGATCGACGCGGGCGTCGAGGTGGACTGCCTGGACGACCTCTCCACGGGCCGGGCCGAGAAGGTGGCCCATCTGGCGGGCCGCCCCGGCTTCCGGTTCCTGGAGTGGGACATCTCAGGCCCCGGCTGCGCGGACGCGCTCACCGGCCCCTACGACCTGGTCCTGCATCTGGCGGGCCCGGCGTCACCGGCCGCCTGGCCGGACCGGCCCGTGGAGATCCTCGACACGAGCAGCCTCGGCACCCGTGCCGCACTGGCCGTCGCCGAGCGGGACGGGGCTCGGTTCCTGCTCGCCTCCTCGCCGCCGGCGCTCCCCGGCCGTCCGCCGCGCGACGCCCGGCAGGGGAGCGAGGCCGACCCGGTCGGCCCGCACAGCGCCTGCGCCGAGGCCGTCCGCTTCGCCGAGGCGCTGGTCGCCGCGCACGCGGCTGCCCACGGCTCGAACGCCGGGATCGTCCGCCTGTTCGCCGGCTACGGGCCCGGCATGCGGACGGACGACGGGGGCACGCCCGCCGCCTTCCTGGAGCAGGCACTCGCCGGGAGGCCGGTCACGGTCGGCGGGGACGGCAGCCGGACGCACCCCCTGTGCTACGTGGACGACATGGTCGACGGCGTGCTCCTGGTCGCGGTCGGCCGCTCGGTACGGCCCGTGGACATCGGCGGCGACGAGGCGCCCACGGCCGTGGAGATCGCCCGCCGGGTGATCGACCTGACCGGCTCGGACGCGCCGCTCGTGTTCGTCGACGGGGCGGGGGACCGGCCCGCGGGGCCCCGGCCGGTCACCGGCTTCGCCCGTGAGATCTTCGGCTGGCTGCCGGGGGTGACCTGGCGGGACGGCCTGGAACGCACCGTCGCCGCCCTCCGGGACCGTCCTGACGAGGTGCCGACCGGGGCGGTGACCACCGAGCGCGTGGGGGAGCGGCGGGCCTGA
- a CDS encoding nucleotidyltransferase family protein produces the protein MTQPADDSALDQRAGVSELRLAAGDPEFVPLNDPRHEELPLDRNQAILQAAKQVGSILKKNEHPFALAGSVAVYAHGGTQNLQHDVDFCIRPDDAEAVAATLREAGLAVYTPPEDWLLKANCLGQQVDLIFELAHEPVTSELLARAQDLSVDSVLMPVLSPTDLLHGLLAAFSEHHCNFGAVLPIARTLREKIDWEALRRDCGDDPMPAAFFFILERLDIIPPADASAGPPAAPSTAPAATVKEERR, from the coding sequence ATGACGCAGCCCGCCGACGACAGCGCTCTCGACCAGCGCGCCGGCGTTTCGGAGCTCCGTCTGGCCGCGGGGGACCCCGAGTTCGTCCCCCTGAACGACCCACGCCACGAGGAGCTCCCGCTCGACCGCAACCAGGCGATCCTCCAGGCCGCCAAACAGGTGGGGTCGATCCTGAAGAAGAACGAGCACCCGTTCGCGCTGGCCGGCAGCGTCGCCGTGTACGCGCACGGCGGCACCCAGAACCTCCAGCACGACGTGGACTTCTGCATCCGGCCGGACGACGCGGAGGCCGTCGCCGCGACGCTCAGGGAAGCGGGCCTGGCGGTGTACACGCCGCCCGAGGACTGGCTGCTCAAGGCGAACTGCCTGGGACAGCAGGTCGACCTGATCTTCGAGCTGGCGCACGAGCCCGTCACCTCGGAGCTGCTGGCCCGGGCCCAGGACCTCTCGGTCGACTCCGTGCTCATGCCGGTGCTGTCGCCGACCGACCTGCTGCACGGGCTGCTGGCGGCCTTCTCCGAGCACCACTGCAACTTCGGTGCCGTGCTGCCGATCGCCCGCACCCTGCGGGAGAAGATCGACTGGGAGGCGCTGCGCCGCGACTGCGGCGACGACCCGATGCCCGCGGCGTTCTTCTTCATCCTCGAACGGCTGGACATCATTCCCCCGGCCGACGCCTCGGCCGGCCCTCCGGCAGCCCCCTCCACCGCCCCGGCGGCCACCGTGAAGGAGGAACGGCGATGA
- a CDS encoding polyprenyl synthetase family protein, protein MSQITDSAPAGAFPRLQWVDDVLSPALRAAVESLPAAESLVARYHRGWCEADGAPRASVSGGGKAVRPALALLSAVAVGADPAAAVPGAVAVELVHDFTLLHDDVIDGDALRRHQPAAWSLFGTPAAVLTGDALLVAALRALTQASPRRAGAAVQELVAALLELVEGQSHDVAFEKAHDVSVADYLTMAAGKTGALIGCACALGGVLAGADAVRVGGLREFGRHLGVAFQCADDILGIWGRSARSGKPVGADLAARKKSLPVVAALAAPGPAAERLRELYRSPHPLAGGDIDLARLLVEEAGGRRAAEEEARRQMTVALRSLSLAQPTADAYRQLHDIAWAMTRRES, encoded by the coding sequence GTGTCGCAGATCACCGACTCGGCCCCAGCAGGTGCCTTCCCGCGTCTGCAGTGGGTCGACGACGTGCTGTCACCCGCGCTGCGGGCGGCGGTCGAGTCGCTGCCCGCCGCGGAGAGTCTGGTGGCCAGGTACCACCGGGGCTGGTGCGAGGCCGACGGCGCGCCCCGCGCGTCCGTGTCCGGCGGTGGCAAGGCGGTGCGTCCGGCCCTCGCCCTGCTGTCGGCGGTGGCCGTCGGCGCCGACCCGGCGGCCGCGGTGCCCGGCGCGGTGGCGGTCGAGCTGGTGCACGACTTCACCCTGCTGCACGACGATGTCATCGACGGCGACGCACTGCGCCGCCACCAGCCCGCCGCCTGGTCCCTGTTCGGAACCCCCGCGGCCGTACTCACCGGCGACGCGCTGCTGGTCGCCGCCCTGCGCGCCCTGACCCAGGCCTCACCGCGGCGCGCGGGGGCGGCCGTTCAGGAACTCGTGGCCGCGCTGCTGGAGCTCGTGGAGGGGCAGAGCCACGACGTCGCTTTCGAGAAGGCCCACGACGTGTCGGTCGCGGACTACCTGACCATGGCCGCGGGCAAGACGGGTGCCCTGATCGGCTGCGCCTGCGCGCTGGGCGGCGTGCTGGCCGGCGCGGACGCCGTCCGGGTGGGCGGGCTGCGGGAGTTCGGACGGCACCTCGGCGTGGCCTTCCAGTGTGCCGACGACATCCTCGGCATCTGGGGCCGGAGCGCGCGCAGCGGCAAGCCGGTCGGCGCGGACCTGGCCGCCCGCAAGAAGTCGCTGCCCGTCGTGGCGGCCCTCGCCGCACCGGGCCCGGCGGCCGAGCGGCTGCGCGAGCTGTACCGGAGCCCGCACCCGCTGGCGGGGGGCGACATCGACCTGGCGCGGCTCCTGGTGGAGGAGGCCGGCGGACGGCGGGCGGCCGAGGAGGAGGCACGCCGGCAGATGACGGTCGCGCTGCGCTCCCTGTCCCTCGCGCAACCCACCGCTGACGCCTACCGCCAGCTGCACGACATCGCCTGGGCGATGACCCGCCGCGAGTCCTGA
- a CDS encoding ABC transporter permease: protein MTATHLTDRLPFSPNITAATAVRVLQQVSRDRGSTALLLGIPCMLMVLLKLMFHDAEETFERVGPQVFGIFPVIVMYLVASVSTLRERTSGTAERLLTMPVRRLDIVLGYSLAFAFLALLQAVLSTLLSVGPLGLDIKGPAYLLMVIAMLGALLGLALGLLVSAFARNEFQAVQFLPAGVLPQFLVCGLFVPRDEMHGALAAVARAMPMTYAVQAAGEAATHTGVTGVFVRDAALILGCVVLVLMASAATLKRR from the coding sequence ATGACTGCCACCCACCTGACCGACCGGCTGCCGTTCTCGCCCAACATCACCGCGGCGACCGCCGTCCGGGTGCTCCAGCAGGTCTCCCGCGACCGCGGCAGCACCGCCCTGCTCCTGGGCATCCCCTGCATGCTCATGGTGCTGCTCAAGCTGATGTTCCACGACGCCGAGGAGACCTTCGAACGGGTCGGACCCCAGGTCTTCGGCATCTTCCCGGTCATCGTGATGTACCTGGTGGCCTCCGTGTCGACGCTCCGGGAACGCACCTCGGGCACCGCCGAGCGGCTGCTGACCATGCCGGTACGGCGGCTGGACATCGTCCTGGGCTACAGCCTGGCCTTCGCGTTCCTGGCGCTGCTCCAGGCGGTGCTGTCCACCCTGCTCTCGGTGGGCCCGCTGGGCCTGGACATCAAGGGTCCCGCTTATCTGCTGATGGTCATCGCCATGCTCGGTGCCCTGCTCGGCCTCGCCCTCGGCCTGCTGGTGAGCGCCTTCGCCCGCAACGAGTTCCAGGCGGTGCAGTTCCTGCCGGCCGGGGTACTGCCGCAGTTCCTGGTGTGCGGCCTGTTCGTGCCCCGGGACGAGATGCACGGCGCACTGGCGGCCGTGGCCCGGGCGATGCCCATGACCTACGCCGTGCAGGCCGCGGGCGAGGCGGCCACGCACACCGGCGTCACCGGGGTGTTCGTCCGGGACGCGGCGCTGATCCTCGGGTGCGTGGTCCTGGTGCTCATGGCCAGTGCCGCCACGCTGAAACGACGATGA
- a CDS encoding SRPBCC family protein, with protein sequence MTEYERSRTMPAEAEQVFDQAANVGQLDTWLPRDLHVEPDDPPAVTVHEDRTDRDTSALLSARPEQMRLEWGTREQGGYAGWLQVAGLDGGASEVTVHLSFFDEGHDPGRSVVDDALEGSLRRLEERVRTRTGDATG encoded by the coding sequence ATGACCGAGTACGAGCGTTCCCGCACCATGCCCGCCGAGGCGGAGCAGGTCTTCGACCAGGCCGCGAACGTCGGGCAACTGGACACCTGGCTGCCCCGGGACCTGCACGTGGAGCCGGACGACCCGCCCGCCGTCACCGTGCACGAGGACCGCACCGACCGGGACACGTCCGCCCTGCTGAGCGCCCGGCCCGAGCAGATGCGCCTCGAATGGGGCACCCGCGAACAGGGCGGCTACGCCGGCTGGCTGCAGGTGGCCGGACTCGACGGCGGAGCCAGCGAGGTGACGGTGCACCTGTCGTTCTTCGACGAGGGCCACGACCCGGGGCGGTCCGTGGTGGACGACGCCCTCGAGGGCAGCCTGCGCCGTCTGGAGGAGCGGGTGAGGACGCGCACCGGCGACGCGACGGGCTGA
- a CDS encoding BON domain-containing protein: protein MSDPVAHQGPAASGTAPAAGNVEYRVAHLHDRLAAEELGELGVRAEIRAGAIAVTGTVPSAQCRDTVLRVAREELAGLTVHADIVVAETTRPDHAEEL, encoded by the coding sequence ATGAGCGACCCCGTCGCACACCAGGGGCCCGCGGCGAGCGGCACCGCCCCCGCGGCCGGGAACGTCGAGTACCGCGTCGCCCACCTGCACGACCGGCTCGCCGCGGAGGAGCTCGGCGAGCTCGGTGTACGGGCCGAGATCCGCGCCGGGGCGATCGCGGTCACGGGCACGGTGCCCTCCGCGCAGTGCCGCGACACGGTGCTGCGCGTCGCCCGCGAGGAGCTGGCCGGCCTCACCGTGCACGCCGACATCGTGGTGGCGGAGACGACCCGTCCCGACCATGCGGAGGAGCTGTGA
- a CDS encoding PP2C family protein-serine/threonine phosphatase, with protein sequence MPTPETSDVLLQEFLADPAHLTLDLSAAVARCTRALDLQHAVVYLVDLQQRHLVPQTDVASSMPVDGSLAGWAYRTQALRVEEAETGGVTAWLPLLDGAERLGVLAVHASALTSATLTRGRALASLLAMMITSKRAFEDSFVRHTRTEPMHLPSEMLRAFLPPRTIGNSHVVSTAVLEPAYELGGDAFDHSLTQTTLHVSVVDAMGHDLASGLTSAVALAACRNARRNGADLPTLVGSVDDALARWLPDQYCTAVLAQLDFETGLLRWSNCGHPAPLLIRDEQLITDALERDAEPPMGSPAQLSASPRRTHETMLEPGDRVLVYTDGITEARTREEKLFGLERFADYVIRATAGGELAPEALRRLIHSILDSQSGGQLRDDATILMFEWRPPTR encoded by the coding sequence GTGCCGACGCCGGAGACGAGCGATGTGCTGTTGCAGGAATTCCTCGCCGACCCCGCTCACCTGACCCTCGACCTGTCCGCCGCCGTGGCCCGCTGCACCCGGGCCCTGGACCTGCAGCACGCGGTGGTCTACCTCGTGGACCTGCAACAACGGCATCTCGTGCCGCAGACCGACGTGGCGTCGAGCATGCCCGTCGACGGCTCGCTCGCGGGCTGGGCCTACCGGACCCAGGCACTGCGGGTGGAGGAGGCCGAGACCGGCGGTGTCACGGCGTGGCTGCCCCTGCTGGACGGTGCGGAGCGCCTGGGGGTGCTGGCGGTGCACGCCTCCGCGCTCACCTCCGCCACCCTGACCCGCGGCCGGGCGCTCGCCTCGCTCCTGGCCATGATGATCACGTCGAAGCGGGCCTTCGAGGACTCCTTCGTCCGGCACACCCGCACCGAGCCGATGCACCTCCCCTCCGAGATGCTCCGCGCGTTCCTGCCGCCCCGCACCATCGGCAACTCGCACGTCGTGTCGACGGCCGTCCTCGAACCCGCCTACGAACTCGGCGGTGACGCCTTCGACCACTCGCTCACCCAGACGACCCTGCACGTCTCGGTGGTCGACGCCATGGGGCACGACCTGGCCTCCGGGCTGACCAGCGCGGTGGCGCTGGCCGCCTGCCGCAACGCCCGGCGCAACGGGGCCGACCTGCCCACCCTCGTGGGCTCCGTCGACGACGCCCTGGCCCGCTGGCTGCCGGACCAGTACTGCACCGCCGTCCTCGCCCAGCTGGACTTCGAGACCGGTCTGCTGCGCTGGAGCAACTGCGGCCACCCGGCGCCCCTCCTGATCAGGGACGAGCAGTTGATCACCGATGCCCTGGAACGGGACGCCGAACCCCCGATGGGCTCACCGGCCCAGCTCTCCGCGAGCCCGCGCCGGACGCACGAGACGATGCTGGAACCCGGTGACCGGGTGCTGGTGTACACCGACGGGATCACCGAGGCCCGCACCCGCGAGGAGAAGCTCTTCGGGCTGGAGCGGTTCGCCGACTACGTCATCCGGGCCACGGCCGGCGGCGAGCTGGCACCCGAGGCGCTGCGCCGTCTGATCCACTCGATCCTGGACTCCCAGTCGGGCGGACAGCTGCGGGACGACGCGACGATTCTGATGTTCGAATGGCGCCCGCCGACCCGCTGA
- a CDS encoding ABC transporter ATP-binding protein, producing the protein MQHTEHSAAPPGDLPAVAAYGLQVARGTQPVLRNVSFTVPRGCIVGLLGPSGCGKTTLLRCVVGVQEPSAGHVQVLGHAAGAWPLRTRVGYVTQAPSVYADLTVLENLRYFAAALGMRGWRREDAVVRVVKEVDLAAYADQPVSRLSGGQYSRVSLAVALLNRPDLLVMDEPTVGLDPMVRRELWLVFQRLAEEGTTLLVSSHVMDEADRCDRLLLMRSGRLLANADRGSLLEHTGCDAVEEAFLYLVRAAAAAEARARQHDTVDGLSPHLLGQPGAPDAERAFFAADSLT; encoded by the coding sequence GTGCAGCACACCGAGCACAGCGCAGCGCCTCCGGGCGACCTCCCGGCCGTGGCCGCCTACGGGCTGCAGGTGGCCCGGGGGACCCAACCGGTGTTGCGCAACGTCAGTTTCACCGTCCCCCGCGGCTGCATCGTGGGACTGCTGGGCCCCAGCGGCTGCGGCAAGACCACCCTGCTGCGCTGTGTGGTCGGCGTCCAGGAGCCCAGCGCCGGCCACGTCCAGGTGCTCGGTCACGCGGCGGGCGCCTGGCCGCTGCGCACCCGCGTCGGCTACGTCACCCAGGCACCCTCCGTCTACGCGGACCTGACGGTGCTGGAGAACCTGCGGTACTTCGCCGCCGCCCTCGGCATGCGCGGCTGGCGGCGCGAGGACGCCGTGGTCCGGGTCGTGAAGGAGGTGGACCTCGCCGCCTACGCCGACCAGCCGGTCTCCCGGCTCTCGGGCGGCCAGTACTCGCGGGTCTCCCTGGCCGTCGCGCTGCTGAACCGGCCCGACCTGCTGGTGATGGACGAACCCACCGTCGGACTCGATCCGATGGTCCGCCGGGAGCTGTGGCTGGTCTTCCAGCGGCTCGCCGAGGAGGGCACCACGCTCCTGGTCTCCAGCCACGTCATGGACGAGGCCGACCGCTGCGACCGGCTGCTGCTGATGCGCTCGGGACGGCTCCTGGCCAACGCGGACCGGGGCAGCCTCCTCGAACACACCGGCTGCGACGCGGTGGAGGAGGCGTTCCTGTACCTCGTCCGGGCCGCCGCCGCGGCCGAGGCACGGGCCCGGCAGCACGACACCGTCGACGGACTCTCCCCCCACCTGCTCGGCCAGCCCGGCGCACCCGACGCCGAACGCGCCTTCTTCGCTGCGGACTCCCTCACATGA